The following coding sequences are from one Parabacteroides pacaensis window:
- a CDS encoding glycoside hydrolase family 76 protein, giving the protein MKKITLLLLMVAIALPMQTNAARKKDKKENTINWNQVADGMTQALIKHFWGANFEGYPDRYYFNYGSDLSVMTTDHYWPQAHAMDVLVDAYMRTGEKQYKNLFPLWWEGAPKYNFAGKIKPEDPWWNVFVDDMEWIALAQIRMFESTGNREYITKARQTYDDWIWSTWGPEDEAPWFGGITWKTDVSKSKNACSNGPAALIAARLYNFYDKAKFKDGKVRNAYLNEAIKIYTWEKNYLFDRETGAVYDNINRKGQIQKNWIFTYNVGTFLGAAHELYKITGDKQYLEDAVLASNYVIDHLSGNGVLSDATSGDGGLFHGIFFRYFVKLVNEETLDYDTRKKFHDYLTNLATVMAEEGVNPNTMLYAGRWRKAPADNEPVGLTPHLTGCMLMEAMCILKPLPAK; this is encoded by the coding sequence ATGAAGAAAATTACATTACTACTGCTTATGGTAGCCATTGCATTACCCATGCAAACGAACGCTGCGAGGAAAAAAGACAAGAAAGAGAACACCATCAACTGGAACCAGGTTGCCGATGGTATGACGCAGGCGTTGATTAAGCATTTCTGGGGCGCCAACTTCGAAGGATACCCCGACCGGTACTATTTCAATTACGGAAGTGATCTTTCGGTTATGACTACCGATCACTATTGGCCTCAAGCCCATGCTATGGATGTATTAGTGGATGCTTATATGCGTACTGGTGAAAAACAATACAAGAATCTCTTCCCGTTGTGGTGGGAAGGAGCGCCAAAGTACAACTTTGCAGGAAAGATAAAGCCGGAAGACCCGTGGTGGAATGTCTTTGTAGACGATATGGAATGGATTGCATTGGCACAAATCCGTATGTTTGAAAGTACCGGCAACAGAGAGTATATAACAAAGGCCCGTCAAACATACGATGATTGGATCTGGTCTACCTGGGGACCGGAAGATGAAGCTCCGTGGTTTGGTGGTATTACCTGGAAAACGGATGTGTCAAAGTCAAAAAATGCCTGCTCTAATGGCCCTGCAGCCCTGATTGCCGCTCGTCTTTACAATTTCTATGACAAAGCAAAGTTTAAGGATGGTAAAGTGAGAAATGCTTATTTGAATGAAGCTATCAAAATTTATACCTGGGAAAAAAATTATTTGTTTGACCGTGAAACAGGTGCGGTATATGATAATATTAACAGGAAAGGACAAATTCAGAAAAATTGGATTTTTACTTATAATGTAGGAACTTTCTTAGGCGCTGCTCATGAACTTTATAAGATTACCGGCGATAAGCAATATCTGGAGGATGCTGTATTAGCTTCAAATTATGTGATTGATCATTTATCCGGAAACGGTGTGCTTTCCGATGCTACTTCAGGTGATGGGGGTTTATTTCATGGTATCTTCTTCCGCTATTTTGTAAAATTGGTAAATGAAGAAACGCTTGATTATGATACTCGCAAGAAATTTCATGACTACCTTACGAATCTTGCAACAGTAATGGCTGAAGAGGGAGTGAATCCTAATACGATGCTTTATGCAGGACGTTGGAGAAAAGCTCCGGCTGATAATGAACCGGTAGGATTGACTCCCCATCTTACGGGTTGTATGCTGATGGAGGCCATGTGCATACTTAAACCTTTACCTGCAAAATAG
- a CDS encoding GH92 family glycosyl hydrolase — MKTKLSFILFALLFLASCETGKKTLTAYVNPFLGTATLWEPEDLGYVRKIKERTWGAEVFPGSTLPNSLVQLTPVTQYRSGAGYQYEDTVIYGFCHTSKGHWNLLHIPLLPVTGEIDPTDFKSGYSHDNESAAPGYYQVFLKRYGVNAELTSTLRCGYHKYTFPKDADKMLLADMKRANNHVRSWNIEKLDDNTFAGNQQVDGNLHFYAISNYKIDRIESRGEEKDVVSIVHFADSKKSEPLELKIGFSFVSVDNARMNLETEMINKTFDQVRQEADQTWENLLSKIRVTGGTEREKSLFYTTLYRSFLWPVLRSDVNHDYMDARNEVANYGARNYDDPTFWDTYRNQLILLTMMTPEVSVDIIKSITDKGEKRDGYMPTYFHGDHASTYISGTYLRGVTGFDLERAYKLLLNNAYVPGRGGRPYLDEYMAQGWIADKDSIGIPFYREFKGGVTKTVEYAYDDYAIALIAKELGDTENYDKLMARSQNYKNLFDPSTGFWRGKIDDGSWVKDFDPYYPYYQHMYREANAWNSLFFAPHDIQGMLALYPSHEAIDAKLDSLFTEPWRGYEVHNMTGFIGNYCHGNQPGHSIPYTYYFIDKQEKAQFYLDSIMNRFYDMGADKLAYAGMDDTGEMSAWYVFNAIGLYTYSPADPEYIVTVPLFDEVKFEMEGKDFTIRKQGTGRKIKRITYDGEEIDGWFIDHERLKKGKELVVEVE; from the coding sequence ATGAAAACGAAACTCTCTTTCATTCTCTTTGCCCTTCTGTTCCTCGCTTCTTGCGAAACGGGCAAGAAAACACTGACCGCCTACGTCAACCCCTTCCTGGGTACCGCCACGCTGTGGGAACCCGAAGACCTGGGCTACGTACGCAAGATCAAAGAACGCACCTGGGGAGCCGAAGTCTTCCCAGGATCCACTTTGCCCAATTCCCTGGTGCAATTAACCCCCGTGACCCAATACCGCAGCGGTGCCGGTTATCAATATGAAGACACGGTAATCTATGGCTTTTGCCATACTAGTAAAGGACACTGGAATCTCTTGCATATCCCTCTCTTGCCCGTAACGGGAGAAATCGACCCCACCGATTTCAAATCCGGTTACAGCCACGACAACGAATCGGCTGCCCCGGGATACTACCAAGTATTCCTGAAAAGATACGGCGTGAATGCCGAGCTGACTTCTACCCTACGCTGCGGATACCATAAATACACTTTCCCGAAAGATGCAGACAAGATGCTACTCGCCGATATGAAACGAGCCAACAACCATGTGCGTTCCTGGAATATCGAAAAGCTCGACGACAACACTTTTGCCGGTAATCAGCAAGTCGACGGTAATCTCCATTTCTACGCCATATCGAACTATAAGATAGATCGTATCGAATCTAGAGGTGAAGAAAAAGACGTAGTATCCATTGTTCATTTTGCCGACAGTAAAAAAAGCGAACCGCTGGAACTGAAGATCGGGTTCTCTTTTGTCAGTGTAGACAATGCCAGGATGAATCTCGAAACAGAGATGATTAACAAGACCTTCGATCAGGTAAGACAAGAAGCCGACCAAACCTGGGAAAACCTCCTGTCGAAGATTCGAGTGACCGGCGGAACCGAACGCGAAAAGAGCCTCTTTTACACCACCCTCTATCGCTCTTTCCTCTGGCCTGTTCTGCGAAGCGATGTCAACCACGACTACATGGATGCCCGCAATGAAGTAGCCAACTACGGCGCCCGCAATTACGATGACCCCACTTTCTGGGACACCTACCGCAACCAACTCATTCTGCTGACAATGATGACTCCCGAAGTCTCGGTAGATATAATCAAGTCGATTACCGATAAAGGCGAGAAACGCGACGGCTATATGCCCACCTACTTCCACGGCGACCATGCCTCGACCTATATCTCAGGAACCTACCTCCGCGGAGTAACCGGTTTCGACCTGGAGAGAGCCTACAAACTCCTCCTTAACAATGCGTATGTTCCCGGCAGAGGTGGTCGTCCCTACCTCGACGAATATATGGCGCAAGGCTGGATTGCCGATAAAGATAGCATCGGCATACCTTTTTACCGTGAATTCAAAGGCGGAGTAACAAAAACTGTCGAGTATGCTTACGACGACTATGCCATTGCCTTGATAGCCAAAGAACTGGGCGATACGGAGAACTACGACAAGCTGATGGCCCGTTCTCAAAACTACAAGAACCTCTTCGATCCGAGCACCGGTTTCTGGCGCGGCAAGATAGATGATGGTAGCTGGGTGAAAGACTTCGACCCGTACTATCCGTACTATCAGCATATGTATCGCGAAGCCAACGCTTGGAACTCGTTGTTCTTTGCACCACACGACATACAAGGCATGCTTGCCTTGTACCCGAGCCACGAAGCCATTGATGCCAAACTCGATTCACTCTTCACCGAACCTTGGCGCGGCTACGAAGTGCATAATATGACCGGCTTCATCGGCAACTATTGCCACGGCAACCAGCCCGGGCACAGCATTCCCTATACCTATTATTTTATCGATAAACAAGAGAAAGCACAGTTCTACCTCGATAGCATCATGAATCGCTTTTATGATATGGGCGCCGATAAACTGGCTTATGCAGGTATGGACGATACGGGCGAAATGTCGGCCTGGTATGTCTTTAACGCCATCGGGCTGTACACATACTCGCCGGCCGATCCGGAGTACATCGTTACCGTACCTTTGTTCGACGAGGTGAAGTTCGAAATGGAAGGCAAAGATTTTACCATCCGCAAGCAAGGAACCGGGAGGAAAATCAAACGGATTACCTATGACGGAGAGGAAATTGACGGATGGTTTATCGACCATGAGCGGTTGAAGAAAGGAAAAGAACTGGTCGTGGAAGTGGAATAA
- the folB gene encoding dihydroneopterin aldolase: MTSKIELKDMRFYAYHGVAPQETIVGNTFMVDLLLTISADKSLLSDNLKDTINYAEAYETVKQEMSRPSKLLEHIAGRILYALKNRFPQLKALRVKISKLNPPFGGEVYSAAVILEESWHP, from the coding sequence ATGACAAGTAAAATCGAATTAAAGGATATGCGCTTTTATGCTTACCATGGTGTAGCTCCTCAGGAAACCATTGTCGGTAATACATTTATGGTAGATTTGCTTCTGACAATCTCTGCGGATAAATCCTTATTAAGTGACAACTTGAAAGATACGATCAACTATGCAGAAGCCTACGAAACGGTAAAACAAGAAATGTCCCGACCTTCCAAATTACTTGAACACATAGCCGGGCGCATCCTCTATGCTTTGAAAAATCGTTTTCCTCAATTAAAAGCCCTCCGGGTAAAAATATCGAAACTGAATCCTCCTTTCGGCGGAGAGGTATATAGTGCGGCAGTTATCTTGGAAGAATCATGGCACCCATAA
- a CDS encoding bactofilin family protein, which produces MVGMKQKDEAPVGGLHNTLATGTTIKGDIITDTDFRLDGRVEGNITCKAKIVIGPKAQVVGNIISENAEVLGSIEGNMEVRGKLILKASAIVKGDIITQIMEIEPNASFNGSCKMTSSDA; this is translated from the coding sequence ATGGTGGGAATGAAACAAAAAGATGAAGCTCCGGTAGGCGGATTGCACAATACATTAGCAACAGGAACTACTATAAAAGGTGACATAATAACAGATACCGATTTCCGATTAGATGGCCGGGTAGAAGGGAATATAACTTGCAAGGCCAAGATTGTAATCGGGCCCAAAGCACAAGTGGTAGGAAATATTATTTCCGAGAATGCGGAAGTATTAGGGAGCATTGAAGGAAATATGGAAGTTAGAGGTAAATTGATATTGAAAGCCTCTGCTATCGTAAAAGGAGATATTATTACTCAGATTATGGAGATCGAGCCGAATGCTTCCTTTAACGGTTCATGTAAAATGACCTCTTCTGATGCATGA
- a CDS encoding bifunctional methionine sulfoxide reductase B/A protein, with the protein MEKQTGIRLYILIVYAMVGLLSCNQSGRSQNQIKDKNMEWNKLTPEEERVIVHKGTERPFTGEYVNSKDSGTYVCKRCNAPLYRSEDKFDSHCGWPSFDDEIPGAVKRVPDADGMRTEIICANCGAHLGHVFTGEGFTSKDTRHCVNSISMKFVPAAMGSVAVAAKASQDKDSLQKAYFASGCFWGTEYYFMKAKGVVSTAVGFMGGHVDNPSYRQVCQKNTGHLETTEVVFNPKETSYENLVKLFFETHDFTQTNGQGPDIGPQYLSCIFYSSPEQKEIAEKYIQILKDKGYKVATMLKPATTFWKAEDYHQQYYEHKGTTPYCHVYRKIFD; encoded by the coding sequence ATGGAAAAACAGACAGGAATAAGATTATATATATTAATTGTGTATGCGATGGTTGGATTGTTATCTTGTAATCAGTCCGGCAGGTCGCAAAATCAGATAAAAGATAAAAATATGGAATGGAACAAACTGACGCCGGAAGAGGAAAGAGTGATTGTTCATAAAGGTACGGAACGTCCTTTTACCGGCGAGTATGTGAATAGCAAGGATTCAGGTACCTATGTGTGTAAACGTTGCAATGCTCCGTTGTACCGGTCGGAAGATAAATTTGATTCCCATTGCGGATGGCCGTCTTTCGATGATGAGATTCCGGGAGCTGTCAAGCGGGTTCCGGATGCAGACGGAATGCGGACGGAGATTATTTGTGCCAACTGCGGAGCTCACTTGGGACACGTATTTACTGGCGAGGGCTTTACCTCTAAGGATACGCGCCATTGCGTAAATTCCATTTCGATGAAGTTTGTTCCTGCTGCCATGGGGAGTGTAGCGGTTGCGGCTAAAGCGTCGCAGGATAAAGACAGTTTGCAGAAGGCTTATTTTGCTTCGGGATGTTTTTGGGGTACGGAGTATTATTTCATGAAGGCAAAGGGAGTGGTTTCTACGGCCGTAGGGTTTATGGGCGGTCATGTGGATAATCCTTCTTATCGCCAGGTTTGCCAGAAGAACACAGGACATTTGGAAACAACCGAAGTAGTATTCAATCCTAAAGAGACGTCGTATGAAAATCTGGTGAAGTTGTTTTTCGAAACTCACGACTTTACCCAGACAAACGGCCAGGGTCCGGATATAGGACCTCAGTATCTTTCCTGTATCTTTTATTCTTCTCCGGAACAAAAAGAAATAGCGGAAAAATATATTCAAATCCTTAAGGATAAGGGCTATAAGGTAGCTACTATGCTAAAGCCGGCCACCACTTTCTGGAAAGCGGAAGATTATCATCAACAATATTATGAACATAAAGGAACAACTCCTTATTGCCATGTGTACAGGAAGATTTTCGATTAG
- a CDS encoding N-acetylmuramoyl-L-alanine amidase family protein: MDDKVILKTHVYFILIFIGLFCFSAGSKADKKFVLVIDAGHGGKDPGARGARINEKQINLAVALKLGALISSNHEDVRVVYTRKTDRFVDLDERANIANQNKADLFISIHTNAVKKGSSVRGTETYTLGLARTDENLEVAMRENSAILLEDNYLQKYEGFDPNSSESYIIFEFMQNKHMEQSISLASEIQKAFRSAGRINRGVYQAGFLVLRKTSMPSVLIELGFISNQTEENFLRTTDGQNKLAQSIYKAFTKYKSDYDRRQGALKSPHTVSSASREIEKKEVKREGPVQTVTQTKITENSRKQSQNTGKVVYKVQILTSDKKLPAASKRFKGHKNVDYYTENGIYKYTYGESTSFNTIKKVRRELLKDFKDAFIIAFKDGEKVKY, encoded by the coding sequence ATGGATGATAAGGTTATATTAAAAACACATGTCTATTTTATTCTTATCTTTATCGGCCTGTTCTGTTTTTCTGCCGGAAGTAAGGCAGATAAGAAATTTGTATTAGTAATCGATGCAGGCCATGGAGGAAAAGATCCGGGAGCACGCGGAGCAAGAATAAACGAAAAACAGATAAACCTGGCTGTCGCTTTAAAGCTAGGAGCACTTATTTCGTCTAATCATGAAGATGTGCGTGTTGTTTATACCCGTAAAACCGACCGTTTTGTCGACCTTGACGAACGTGCCAATATTGCCAATCAAAATAAAGCCGATTTATTCATTTCTATTCATACCAATGCCGTAAAAAAGGGAAGTTCTGTAAGGGGAACCGAAACTTATACGCTGGGTTTAGCCCGTACGGATGAGAATCTGGAAGTAGCCATGCGCGAAAATTCAGCCATTTTGCTTGAAGACAATTATTTGCAGAAATACGAAGGCTTCGACCCCAATTCGTCCGAGTCTTATATTATTTTTGAATTCATGCAAAACAAACACATGGAGCAAAGCATCAGTCTGGCTTCGGAAATACAAAAAGCCTTCCGTTCTGCCGGACGCATAAACCGGGGAGTATATCAAGCAGGCTTTCTGGTATTAAGAAAAACAAGCATGCCCAGTGTATTGATAGAATTAGGATTTATCTCTAACCAAACGGAAGAAAATTTTCTTCGCACTACAGACGGTCAGAATAAGTTAGCCCAATCTATTTACAAAGCATTTACCAAATATAAAAGTGACTATGATCGCCGGCAGGGTGCATTAAAATCTCCGCATACCGTTTCTTCTGCAAGCCGTGAGATTGAAAAGAAGGAAGTAAAAAGAGAAGGTCCGGTACAAACAGTTACACAAACAAAAATAACTGAAAACTCAAGAAAACAAAGCCAAAATACAGGCAAAGTTGTTTATAAAGTACAGATACTTACTTCCGACAAAAAATTGCCGGCAGCCTCCAAACGGTTTAAAGGACATAAAAATGTAGATTATTACACGGAAAACGGTATCTATAAGTATACTTACGGAGAAAGTACTAGTTTTAACACGATAAAGAAAGTTCGCAGAGAGCTTCTTAAAGATTTCAAAGATGCTTTTATCATAGCATTTAAAGACGGAGAAAAAGTAAAATATTAA
- a CDS encoding MlaD family protein, whose amino-acid sequence MKKIFTKEAKIGLVSIISLALLYFGINYLKGINLFKPANHYEVVFHNVKDVTVSSPVFIDGFKVGLVRSLTFDYETMNKTTVEISLEKEMRINKGSYISITKSFLGGAELHIHLNKYVSEYYKPGDVIEGRMGEDMMTAVETKVLPQVEMMLPKIDSILIGLQTLVNHPALAQTFANMEATTANLHKSTTLLNNVLAKDIPVIVANLKTITNDFSSVSMELKGLDFKQTFNAMNGTLNNLKLTTDKLNSPNNSLGLLLNDKQLYENLNSTADNASKLLYDLKQNPKRYVHFSVF is encoded by the coding sequence ATGAAAAAAATATTTACTAAAGAAGCAAAGATAGGACTGGTATCCATTATCAGCCTTGCGCTGCTTTATTTTGGAATTAACTATCTGAAAGGTATTAATCTATTCAAGCCGGCCAATCATTATGAAGTAGTTTTCCATAATGTGAAAGACGTTACAGTATCCAGTCCGGTATTTATTGACGGCTTTAAAGTAGGTTTAGTAAGAAGCCTCACCTTCGATTATGAAACGATGAACAAAACGACTGTGGAAATCAGTCTGGAAAAAGAAATGCGGATCAATAAAGGAAGTTACATCTCCATTACCAAAAGTTTCCTGGGGGGAGCGGAACTACACATTCATCTGAATAAATATGTCTCCGAATATTATAAACCGGGTGATGTAATCGAGGGGCGGATGGGAGAAGATATGATGACGGCAGTAGAAACTAAAGTATTGCCTCAAGTAGAAATGATGCTCCCTAAAATAGACTCGATTCTTATCGGCTTGCAAACCTTGGTAAACCATCCGGCATTGGCTCAAACCTTCGCTAACATGGAAGCCACTACGGCTAATCTGCATAAATCCACTACACTATTAAACAATGTACTGGCAAAAGATATCCCGGTAATCGTTGCGAATTTAAAAACCATTACCAACGACTTTTCTTCCGTAAGCATGGAATTAAAGGGATTGGATTTCAAACAAACATTCAATGCAATGAATGGGACATTGAATAATTTGAAACTGACTACAGATAAACTTAATTCGCCGAATAATAGCCTAGGATTGTTATTAAACGACAAACAATTATACGAAAACTTGAACAGTACTGCCGACAATGCTTCCAAACTTTTATATGATTTGAAGCAAAATCCGAAACGATATGTTCATTTTTCTGTATTTTAA
- the dnaA gene encoding chromosomal replication initiator protein DnaA, producing MQTDYQLLWNKCLSVIKDNVPEAAFNTWFTPIIPLKYEGDKFTIQVPSQFFYEYLEDKYVDLLKMTLYRVIGQGTILNYRILVDNKAKLTVEYPAQDSSVVIKKTTPKDANRIPSPFIQSQPQDLDPHLNPKYNFENYFEGTSNKLVRTAGEAVAQNPGKTTFNPLFVFGPSGVGKTHLCHAIGTRIKELHPEKKVLYVSAHLFRVQFTDAIRKNTTNDFINFYQNIDVLILDDIQELIGMDKTQNTFFHIFNHLHQLGKQLILTSDKPPVDLQGMEERLITRLKWGLTAELSRPDLDLRKKILKNKISHDGIVIPDEVFNFIANNVTENVRDLEGILVSLMANAVINNKEIDLPLTKRVICQAVKLVKKQLSVQAIQETVCKYFNLDQSAIQTNSRKREVVQARQITMFLSKKYTDYSFSHIGKIVGKRDHATVLHACKTIKDQIEINKDFRSTVEEIEGQLKG from the coding sequence ATGCAGACTGATTATCAATTATTGTGGAATAAATGCCTCAGTGTTATAAAGGATAATGTGCCCGAAGCCGCTTTTAACACCTGGTTTACCCCTATCATTCCATTAAAGTACGAAGGAGATAAGTTCACCATTCAGGTGCCCAGTCAATTCTTCTATGAATACTTGGAAGATAAGTATGTAGACCTGCTTAAAATGACGCTTTACCGAGTAATCGGTCAAGGGACCATATTAAACTATCGTATCCTGGTGGATAATAAGGCGAAGCTGACAGTTGAATATCCGGCACAGGATAGTTCGGTCGTCATTAAAAAGACTACGCCCAAAGATGCCAACCGGATACCGAGTCCTTTTATTCAGTCGCAACCTCAGGACCTGGATCCTCATTTGAACCCAAAGTACAATTTTGAGAATTATTTTGAGGGTACCAGTAACAAACTAGTTCGTACAGCCGGCGAAGCAGTAGCACAGAATCCCGGTAAAACTACATTTAATCCGCTTTTCGTATTTGGTCCCTCCGGTGTAGGCAAAACTCACCTTTGTCATGCCATCGGAACGCGAATTAAAGAGTTACATCCCGAAAAAAAAGTGTTGTATGTGTCTGCTCATCTTTTCCGTGTACAATTTACCGATGCTATCCGTAAGAATACAACTAACGACTTTATCAACTTTTACCAGAACATTGACGTATTAATCCTGGATGATATTCAGGAGTTGATTGGTATGGATAAGACTCAAAATACCTTTTTCCATATTTTTAATCATTTGCATCAGTTGGGGAAACAATTAATCTTGACCTCGGATAAACCTCCGGTAGATTTACAAGGGATGGAAGAACGCCTCATTACTCGTTTAAAATGGGGGTTGACTGCAGAACTTAGTCGTCCAGATTTGGATTTGCGCAAAAAGATCTTAAAGAATAAGATCAGCCATGACGGGATTGTTATTCCGGACGAGGTATTTAACTTTATTGCAAACAATGTAACTGAAAATGTCCGTGACTTGGAAGGAATTTTAGTTTCCTTAATGGCAAATGCTGTTATCAATAATAAGGAGATCGATTTACCTTTGACAAAGCGAGTAATATGCCAAGCTGTGAAATTGGTAAAAAAACAGCTATCTGTACAGGCTATTCAGGAAACGGTTTGTAAGTATTTCAATTTGGATCAATCGGCCATTCAAACCAATTCCCGTAAAAGAGAAGTGGTACAGGCCCGTCAGATCACCATGTTCTTATCCAAAAAGTACACGGATTATTCATTCTCTCACATCGGCAAAATTGTTGGTAAAAGAGACCATGCCACGGTTTTACATGCGTGTAAAACTATCAAAGATCAAATAGAAATTAATAAAGATTTCCGTTCTACAGTGGAAGAAATAGAAGGACAGCTAAAAGGATAA
- a CDS encoding NADPH-dependent oxidoreductase, giving the protein MDILKGRKSIRRYTSQPISDSLLNELLETAERASTTGNMQLYSVIVTRSKEGKERLAPCHFNQPMITAAPVVLTFCADFNRFSKWCKQRNASPGYDNFHSFLTAMIDTLLFAQNFCVAAESKGLGICYLGTTTYTADKLVDILELPQLVMPVTTVTVGYPNENPEQPDRLPVASVIHKEKYSDYSDEAIDTIFSYKESLPENLHFVEINNKETLAQIFTDIRYTKKDNEVISEMFKKLLKKQGFC; this is encoded by the coding sequence ATAGATATATTAAAAGGACGGAAAAGTATTCGCCGTTATACTTCTCAACCGATTAGCGATTCGTTATTAAACGAATTATTGGAAACTGCCGAAAGAGCTTCCACTACCGGCAATATGCAGTTGTATAGTGTGATTGTAACTCGGAGCAAAGAAGGAAAAGAACGTTTGGCTCCCTGTCATTTTAACCAGCCTATGATAACAGCTGCTCCCGTTGTATTAACTTTTTGTGCTGATTTTAATCGCTTTTCTAAATGGTGTAAACAACGGAACGCATCGCCAGGTTATGACAATTTTCATTCTTTTCTTACGGCCATGATCGATACCTTGCTCTTTGCCCAGAACTTTTGTGTAGCTGCCGAAAGTAAAGGATTGGGTATTTGCTATTTAGGAACTACTACTTACACGGCAGATAAATTAGTAGATATACTGGAATTACCTCAGTTGGTAATGCCTGTTACTACTGTTACGGTAGGTTATCCAAATGAAAATCCTGAACAACCGGACCGGTTACCAGTGGCTTCAGTGATACATAAAGAGAAATATTCCGACTACTCCGATGAGGCGATCGATACTATTTTTAGTTATAAAGAGAGCTTGCCGGAAAATCTTCATTTTGTAGAAATAAATAATAAAGAAACGCTGGCTCAAATATTTACGGATATTCGGTATACGAAAAAAGATAACGAAGTTATTTCAGAAATGTTTAAGAAATTATTAAAGAAGCAAGGCTTTTGCTGA